The Saliniradius amylolyticus DNA segment TAAGAGCAAGGGTGACAGTCCGGTTATGTCATCTATGATTGAACAATATTTAGTCAAAAAGTAATCGTGTCACACGAAGGGCTGAGGCAGTTGGTACAGCCTATATTTCTGTCAGCTATAGAGGTGGCTGAGACCATGAAACTACTCCGACGCCTATCCCGCAAGCCCATTATCGGACCGGTAGCGCACAACTTGATCACCCTGTTGGCCAACCGGGAAGTAAAACGGGTTTCCAGACATTTTTCACAGTATCTTAAGCCACAGTTGGCAATTTCGGATGAGTTAAAAGATGAGTCCTATCGCATACGGCATAACGTGTATTGTGATGAACTGCACTTTGAGCCCCAGCGCCAATCGGGCATGGAAACGGATGAGTTTGAGCCTCAGTCGGTCCACTGTTTGATTGAGCACTGGCCGAAACATCGGTTTGCCGGAACCGTTCGGGTGGTGCGCAGCCACAGCAGTCAGGAACTGTTACCGCTTGAGAAGTTTTGCTCAGATACACTCGAACAGGCAACCCTGAAGCCCAGTCAGTTTCACCGTGATGAGGTCTGTGAGATCTCCCGCTTGGCCGTTCCAGCCAGCTATCGGCGTCGTACTATGGATCAATACAAGGGGGCGGAGACTGGGGT contains these protein-coding regions:
- a CDS encoding PEP-CTERM/exosortase system-associated acyltransferase translates to MKLLRRLSRKPIIGPVAHNLITLLANREVKRVSRHFSQYLKPQLAISDELKDESYRIRHNVYCDELHFEPQRQSGMETDEFEPQSVHCLIEHWPKHRFAGTVRVVRSHSSQELLPLEKFCSDTLEQATLKPSQFHRDEVCEISRLAVPASYRRRTMDQYKGAETGVINEDTYSETELRCFPFIAVGLYLAAASVMVNLGIRHCFVMMEPRLARSMNFVGIRFQQVGPVTEYHGKRAPYYIEPEQGLDELNTGFQLLYDRIDQDLAAQVKLLQSLQDDKKKYARPPEILNARYPSVTSLYPLRHV